The Dreissena polymorpha isolate Duluth1 chromosome 2, UMN_Dpol_1.0, whole genome shotgun sequence nucleotide sequence ttttataaaatttaaataaaaaatgtgctGAAGTTTAAGTTTTGTTCAAGCATACTGAAGCGAAATTAAGTCTAAATCTTtgttaatacaaacaataaaCTGCACAATGATTTATAGAGATGAACCAGATACTCCTGTTATTCATAAGACACATGatgaatttattatataaaaaatactcaAACAAATTAGCATGTTACTCTGATAAAACTGTTGTCATGTTCTCTAAGACAAGTAtttaataatacactttttatgccccccatagggtggcatatagctattgaactgtatgtctgtccgtccgtcagtccgtctgaaaactttatcattggccataactcgtgcaatattgacgatagcaccttgatatttggcatgcatgtgtatatctcatggagcagcacatttagagtggtgaaaggtcaaggtcatccttaaaggtcaaaagtaaaaaaatacaatccaagggaagtattaagccttaaaagggagataatttctaatcctgccaaatgatatattgaaattttattacaaagccgcgcaatagggggcatagtgtttctgacaaacacatctcttgttttaaatagtttCATATTTTATCGAAAAGGAttgaaattttatcaattttttacaTACCAGTATTTACATAATGTAATGTTTGAAACATGTATTACCCGACCATtgtttgctttatcttttgtaatAATCATTTGTTGGAATTTATTTTGTAACAGGTACTATTTTTTAACAGGTACTCTCCTGTGTTCCAAAGGTGGTCCTGGATGGGCTGAAAGGGAATGACACCGGACCAATAGgtacacattttgttttctttactgTATATTTTTATCACTGCAGTAAACAGCAATATTgcaatttaaacaattaagttgcatcagttggtagagcacaaaaatggcaaATATTTACAAATGAGACATGGTTCATATGTGACAGATATCCATGCcatacagcaagctgtaagtgACCTATGCATGGATCTCTCTCACATATGAACCACCGTCTAAAATCAATGTACACATTAAATGTGGCTTCAGAAACAAAATGTACAGAAtaacacatatattatatatacacgGTCCATATGTGAGAGATATTCATGTCATACAACAAGCTGTAAGTGACCTATGCCTGGATATCTCTCACATTTGAACCATCATGTCCAATTAATTCACAAAAGAACACACACAAAATTGGCAAATATTTACAAATGAGACATGGTTCATATGTGACAGATATCCATGCcatacagcaagctgtaagtgACCTATGCATGGATATCTCTCACATATGAACCAACAAGTCCAATCAATCAACAAACtaaaacacacaaacatgacaaatatttataaataagacATGGTTCATATGTGGGAGATATTCAGGCcatacagcaagctgtaagtgACCTATGCCTGGATATCTCTCACATATGAACCAACATGTTCAATCAATCAACAAACtaaaacacacaaacatgacaaatatttataaataagacATGGTTCATATGCGGGAGATATCCAGGCcatacagcaagctgtaagtgACCTATGCCTGGATATCTCTCACATATGAACCATCATATCCAATCAATCAACGTATTTGTACAAATTGATTGCGCACAGCCTGACCACCAAGGTTGTTGTCAGGTGCGTCCACTTCCTGATCATGATCCTCCTCCAAATCAAGTTCTGGTGGATCTGGAAGACCGTTCTGCAAGCACAGGTTGTGCAAGCGACAACATGCCACGAATACGCTTGCACATTTTTGCGGCTTGAATGGTAACACACCACCAGTCTTGTGAAGGCATctgttataaaatattcaattcattgtttatttaaagGTGAAAAAAACACGCGggtcttgcactgcctgataattgagaacaattacatcaggacattttaaGAATCCTTTTTAGTATGGAAGAATCCTTACTAGATGAGACATATTTAGagatacataactttgcatgcatcATCACCTTATAAAAGTTATTTAgtgttgcaattatgaaagcaatagctttaatacttcaggaataaagtgaacctaaacacaaaacttaaacaaatttttcaattttctaagtataaaatttcttacaaaatgcttgatacagttgtctactctctttatagattggggtcatgttggtaaagaagtatacaaatataaaagcaatatgtcaagggacatagaacatattagaggtggtacgcaaacttaaaacatagatttatcaataatatgcatattacatgtgaaaaaggggcaataattgtcacaaaatgcttgatacagttgcctgATCTTGTTTATAGTAacgggacataaaaaatatttgaggtggtacgcaaactttaacattccaatgcTCACGCAGACGTCTACGCCTGGTTCTATagctccaatatatatatttcatatatgacAGTTGAGCTAAAAAGCATCTTTCCAATAAACATGGGCCATTTCCTTAGCAACTAGGTTTGTTGGTGTTggatgtgaagcacccccagatgattgagaacaactatggcaagtttcatggctcttgCTCATAAACGTCCTATTTAAATGGAGGATAAGCTCTATGCTAacattaaaaagatttttttcaacatacaaAGCGCCATAACTtccttattaacagatggtgtacaatcccatttggtgtgcatcatcctcttatccatatttatactcataccagATCAGTATATCATGGTTAACAGACTATGCCCTTAGAGTGCAACATTTACTAGCTAAAATGGTTGGATTTACAAAggtgtaaataataattaaatacttcaGTGTACCTGAATCTTGACTTGAGTAGACCAAAGGTTCTCTCTATGCACAATCGACCCTGCCTATGCCGTCTATTATACAGGTGTTCTTGCTCATTACGGGGGGCGGGGATGGGTGTAAGCAGATACCTCTTGAGAGCATACCCGCTGTCCCCAAGAAGTATCATCCCATCATGGTTATCAAGGTAGTCCTGTGAATAATTTGGTAAAAAATTCATCCCATGAATATAGAGAGACATAAATACCGAGAAACATACAAGGAAACAGTCCAAACAGCTTCTTATGGACAAAGTATGACtgaaatacagaaaatgcataaacAATGTCTGTCTGACTAAGGCAGCCTGCAGGGATGGAAAGTAGTGGTTGCTCGTGAGCCCAGGGCCATTACAtgttggcctgggcaactcaaattAAAAAGTTGGTAGTTCGGCTAAAGTTcagtgcaattaaacatttaatgaaattgggGACTGTTAGTTAATCATTAGTTTTATAATATTCAATTATCAAAGCTAATGAAATGATTTTACTGGGACTTATATAAGGACATAATACAGTCAGACATATAAACACAGAAAGTTTGTCAATTAAACAATGCTGTTGTTGAGTTATCTTCTAATTATGTGTATTTTAAAGAGTCTAATTGTAGacacatgacactacatgtacaCTGTACTGGGCTCGTTACTCTGAATCTGGgcaacaaaaacactaaataggGTTGCCCATGTGGGCATCAAACTGTAAACTGTTAGTTTCTATCCCTACCTGCCAGGGATAATCACTCAAAAGAGAAGTTTATTCATACATATTAATAGgctttgaaaacaatttaatcaTAATACCATCATGTACAATATATTAATTACTACTCACTGGCATTTGTGAACAAATCTTTTTTAAGTGAAAATTTCTTCATAGTTTTTACCTTCATCCGGGAATTTTCAAATATTGCAGAATCATGGGTGGAACCTGGCCACCGAGCAACAACATCCAGGAATCTGTTAAATTGCGAAAACAATAATAACGAGAGCTACATGTACCATGAATTTATATATTCAATGAACAAATGGTTTTCAAATGTTCATGCTAGAAGGCAAAATATAATTGTAATCAAGCAAAATCAGATATTACTGACCATAAATTAACTGACATTGGTAATTACACAGTCAATATGATTGTGATTTTTCATGTTTAACACACCGAAATGAAACGAAGTGACATGTGTCAGAAAATGTCAAGTaaccttatttattttatgctttccagtgatttatagagaaatatcagtgaaataaaagtgatATGACAcagtttcaaacagtgaaaaaatacaatgaaaaatatcgatGCTGAGTAccgcttttatttatatttagcaaCTGAATATTATAAAATGGTATGAAGGCGGGGACATCTAATGCCTCTGAAATATTTAAGGGATACAAACCTGCATTgattaaatagttattttaacTTGATAACCTTGTCAGTTCATTTGAAATTAGGATTTTCAATGCCCTTGTCCTTTTAAGAAAATGAAACCTTACAAAATATCTTACTTCAGGTCTGGTGAGGAGACCGCCTGACAATTAAGGGCATGAAACCCTTTTCTGCACACGTAAACCTCTTCATTCTCTGTTGGTGCCACTATTGGTACCAAAGTGCCATCAATAGCACCCACAATATTCGGCAGAGAGCACTTTCTGTAAAATTCGCGTTTCGTCTGAAGCAAACTCTGAGGCTGCGTGGGAAATCTGGAATTGTAAAATGTTAAGActtgtttaatacaattaaaatatgtatttgaaaataaaaagtaataaaaatgaatttttgaaaattaagatttattcaatacaattatataattgtCTTTAATCACAATGTGGCAAAATCAAGCATAAGTTTCCTGCAAAATTACCTTTAGAgcattatatagaggatatttgttggattctgtggattatcgattttaattcacgagtgatcatagaaaattatattttcacgagtggcgcagccacaagtgaaaaaatatatatgtgctaCCTTATACATTGAATTTAATGCCATTTTAGCAGTGATTTACCACGTAGTAAAGGAgctttagaaaaaagtaattaaaagaaACATCGCGTAATATCCTCATATAACTACCACATGCAATTATTACACTAATTTACAGTCTAGCTTACATGTAGCTCACTTAATACTACTAAGTACAACTATtaacaatattataatattatagtatAAGATTTACATTCAGAACATATACTAtcaattattttgaattaaattaaatgtaatcaacataaaaacGAAAGTTTGTCAGACAATGAGGTGCAAGATTTGACAAGCATTTTCACAATCTGACAGACATTATCAAGGcacaatttaatttgtatttattttcacattcCTTGTCATCCATTGTCTGAAAGCGGCAAAATTCATGCCATACATATGTTGTCAGAGTTATAAAACATGTATAGGGCGATCAGACATAGATTGATGTACATGTTgtagttaattaaacaatcaaacAAGTATAATGTAAATCACCAAATAGCAATTAAACTCTATTTCTTACcttatattgtcaatatttgcaTTTATACTATTGACAACTCTGCCAATTACTCTGCAAACTGTGCTTCTGCTTACACCATGAGTGTCTGCGACTTCACTGTTAAACGCCCCTTTGGCTAAGTATCTCAGACTCAACAGCAGCTGAAAGTGTAAACAATATTGCCAAAGACACatcataaagaaaattaaaaaaaacaacaacaaaagaatgAGTCATCATTCAGAATTAGTAAGTACTGATAGAATGCACATTGTCGAAACCAATATATGTGTTTCTGGGAAAAACATGTCAGGTTTTTTTTGGTACTGAACATTTTTCGTCGACCAACAGTTTTATATACTTAAGTAATTTCAATTTGATAACTGCGTTGAATAATCAATTTCTAAAATAGAATCGATAAATTAAATAGGAAAGAAAACTTCCTTTGCTTGATCCACACTGCATATTCTTCGAGATATGAATGAATACAGTCGATTTTCGGTCGAAACTATAAAATTCAATAACAATTAAAACCATTGCCATCTCTACACCGGAAGTTGTTACCGGATGTGCATACATGTACAACATACGAAATTTGGGTCAGGTTATTCACTACTATAAAAGGGAACAGATTGTTTCATAAATTTCCGAGCAAAAACTTGCCTGTGTGTCAGGAGGTATGGAGTGTCCTCCCTGAGTCCCGCGGGATAAATCCTGCCCAACTATTTCAATCGATTCTTGGGCCGTAGCGCGGTCAACCCGATACCTTGACACAAAGTCCATGTCTCGAACATTCACGAATTGAATGCGAGGACGGAATTGTCTCACATTTCGCCGATTCCGTCGCTGTAAGCGTACATAAGCTTCAATTTCGGGTATTTTACTACCGTCTGCACCACCTCACTGGCAGTTGCAAACGCGCTATACAAATTTGCAACCAGCAGGTGCGCGTTGCAACTGCAACTTTTTAATGAAACGGACACAAGGTTGCAAGTTGCAATTATTAGCAAAATTGCAACTGCAACTGCGCTGCAACCGTTAATGAAACGCCCCCCTGATGTAATCTATCCTATTAACCAAcctaaggccacgacttttatatttcttggtttacaaaaccgccgaccctaatttttggaaaatgggaaaaaaaataaaatcgggaaatcgtctttttttaaaatattttattcccgaccgcactgcaaaacgagcgaaacgagaaaaaaatcgatctggtttgagtacggttgcgaataaaatcaagtacgtACAATCaccgattggttcacatatatgtcagagatcgggatatttttcaatgtgacacattatgtaccagtccttttatgggcacttctcaaaatttatttcgggtaaaaattacagacaataagaaaatcagcgtcagtaaaatgtcgaccccatcaaaatttatttccgagtctgtgacgcaactatattgtttaacatgttaattatattaaacaaacccgatattatagtatataaaaaagtatttgataattagtataaataatccaataaaacactgccattatttacgatatatgtgtttaggaattttgtaaacacgtccgccatagtttatagaaACTGTACacaaagtttggaaatcggaacaaatcggtatatctcggaaaatcattgataaatgtatttgtcgtttcaatgcttagggccgagtaatttcggcaaatcggaactcaacttgcgtaaaacacttgctcaattaacagttaaactccgcctccgttctctgcaaaagattcgaaggcggagctatgcacgtgcttttattaaattggaggattgcaattaagaaacaaacacacgattggttcggcatgttgattgctagacaaaggaagccaattttttcggtgcgaaatttgtcgctttattgcttccgacagaaagcggctttcctttgatgacgtcaaactgtcaattcacacaggctgcacattttcggaagactttaactgactccttgtttacaattccagtaaaaaaaaacacttgctaacattaaactttggattaaattatcaaaataaagcaaaagcgaagttgacaaatatgattaaattaattcgcgtcagttcaaataagacgttttgctttgtaaatcaacgagttttcatgacaacaacaactttgacaaacattaccgcgacgacgcatggatcgatctacctcgattttttttcatgcacgatctcataagtcgagtaagagcaaacacataccaggtaatttgtgtatgagtagtttatcttatataagatttatgcaacgggcatcgcattgcgtaatggtgcgcatcgaattatggaaatgaagcgcagtttttcgttttaatgggagaagaacgcatgtcatgtaatggagtgtttaaaattgcctgatgttacaaaaagtgcttttaggactcatttcatttgaagatatagatgtgttttattgcataatttgatttttttgtctctgtgttaaggttataaaagatatgttgtctttgttctgatgttataaatattaacttttttttccaatgatgttttttttttttttttcgaccgcccgatggaccattttcaaaataatttttgtaaaccaataaaaaaaaaagtcgtggcctaagcAAGAATTTATGAATCATGATCCTCTATACAAATTCATAAAACCAGGGGTCTCACTCTGGTTTGGGGGAACACCGAGGCGGGCGAAATCAGGCATCATTTTCCATAGGAGAATTTCAACCAAAACAtaagaaacaataaaatatttgttttaatcacTTAATTTGTCCTTTTTACTACAATCTATTAACAGTTAATACTTATCTATCAATTCTATTTAGTTTGAAACATTTTGAACTTGAACTTGACAATTCTGGGTCTAGGGCATTCAATTGTCTTGCATTTTTGCGGCATTTTTATCTGAAATGGGGGAACTATATTCTTTATGCTGGGGAAATATGGCCTTATTTAAACCCCAAAAACCAGAGATCGAGACCCCTGAAAATACTGACTGTACTATCACCATCTTTACCAAAAAAGCCATCATGTGGTATTTCACGAGTGTCAAGGGCTTTGGTTATTTTCAGAAATGTAGGTGCTTGAATGGCTCGCTTACAATTTTTTGTCGTCCAAGTATAATTATGTAAGATAACATGTACACAAACATTACTCACATTTGCCCTCGCTTGACGTAGTAGCTCTTTAAGTATGATGTTGATTGTCAAGTTGGGATCATGAGGATATTCATTAATGTCCACATAGGCATGAAACCCTCCATGCCCGTGACTTAGCACTCCAGTGACATGAGTATGCAGAAGATCCACTGCATGCAGATTCTGTAATTTTTCACATAACAGTTAAAAAATCTTGCACAATACATCATTTAAATTTGGAAATCAAAAACGAACAAAATACTGAATCTTGTTTGTGTATTTCGTATCCTAAAACTTAACAAGCATATCTGATTTATTGTTATCACCTGCCAAATAAAAAGCCTTTAGTTTCAATCAAACTCATAATTCTTGAGCTGAACTTAACAAAATTTGCTAGCGTACCACCACAATATGATACTAAGTAACAACTTTTcactatttttgtttttttaagcgcCGCAAGTGACCTAGAgacaactttaaatataaattaataaattttgcatcAATGGTTGAATGGCAAGATATGTATTTTAGGAACTcattaaataaatgctttttaatgtaaatatagaatattatgtaacTGTcagataaagatcaagtttatcctGCGAGGATGAGAAACATGTAGTGCTAGACTTTCAGAGTGCTACAAAAATTttgagccgagcatgataaacttgatatctTTCCAACACTCACatgatattctatttatcccattattTTGTGgtgtttatcgttcaaaaaagagtaaaaatacttaaatctaaaAAAACAACGCTGGTGTCCCAATTTTGCTTGAAGTATTTGTTTACTTCAAACATAATCATTTGCTATGACatcacattgaaatatatattgttccaaaaataaagattggaaaccatattctaaaaatatttatagTTCACAGCTCATATTCATACGATCACTTGTTATACTTTTGGTTTTCGTTTGGTAATaggataaacatttatttcagaaaaaaatataccatacaaACTGTTTATATGCCCCTTTTATGGGTAACATTCTGTAAAGACAATTGCAAGCTTAAGACACACAGAGTAAGACACACAGGTGTGAGCTAAAATAGATTACCACCTAAGGCACAAAACCTCCTTTATCCTACCTTTGGGTTCCTCCCAGCAAAATGTGGCAAATTGGTCTTTGCTGTAAAAAATAGAGAatagatttatgcaataaaaatttaaaaaacaactgtttgtatgtttgttatataaaaaattaaatcacataTTATGTAAAGCATTCCTTTTTGGTACCATTGTATCCTGTGTGCAACTGTGGATGTAGTAAAAAAGTCTGGACaggaaattaaattaattacagtATTTCATGCTTTTCAGTGAAAGAGcgtaaaaacaaacaa carries:
- the LOC127869547 gene encoding putative nuclease HARBI1 isoform X2; translation: MMCLWQYCLHFQLLLSLRYLAKGAFNSEVADTHGVSRSTVCRVIGRVVNSINANIDNIRFPTQPQSLLQTKREFYRKCSLPNIVGAIDGTLVPIVAPTENEEVYVCRKGFHALNCQAVSSPDLKFLDVVARWPGSTHDSAIFENSRMKDYLDNHDGMILLGDSGYALKRYLLTPIPAPRNEQEHLYNRRHRQGRLCIERTFGLLKSRFRCLHKTGGVLPFKPQKCASVFVACCRLHNLCLQNGLPDPPELDLEEDHDQEVDAPDNNLGGQANNFLPPNLFIQADNCWRENKNRYVFAFLELLVAEQVFHEVHMSFLIVGHTHEDIDAKFSEVSRLLNTKDAEYFDDFLNVLKNAERITQFLMLSHGLRVI